One Tiliqua scincoides isolate rTilSci1 chromosome 9, rTilSci1.hap2, whole genome shotgun sequence DNA segment encodes these proteins:
- the LOC136660684 gene encoding galanin receptor type 1-like, whose product MTNTTACDNDFETGLSNASFCESSTSGGGPETVIVPVLFGLIFFLGMVGNTLVLVVLGRLRPGGQHSRSATNIFILNLSIADFSFLLFCVPFQATIYSLPEWIFGAFFCKWVHYLAMTTMLVSIFTLVAMSVDRYIAVVHAKRSLRIRSKRNATLGVGIIWLLSLLIAVPVAQHQVLMSGHQQAPNSSFCWEQWASNPTAKQIYKVTILVLGYLLPLLLITCCYAKVLYHLHKKVKNISRKSERSKRKTAQTVLLVVAVFLISWLPHHIITMWAEFGQFPLNNISFTFRIISHCLAYGNSCINPIIYAFLSENFRKACRQVFTCRNLLRPTPAAELVRIRMENFSTTHSTMNV is encoded by the exons ATGACCAACACCACAGCTTGCGACAATGACTTTGAGACCGGGCTGTCCAACGCTTCGTTTTGTGAGTCGAGCACATCTGGAGGTGGCCCAGAGACTGTAATTGTACCTGTTCTTTTTGGGTTGATTTTCTTCCTGGGCATGGTGGGGAATACCCTGGTGCTGGTGGTCCTGGGACGTCTCCGACCAGGGGGGCAGCACTCGCGCAGCGCCACCAACATCTTCATCCTCAACTTGAGCATCGCGGACTTTTCGTTCCTCCTGTTCTGCGTCCCCTTCCAAGCCACTATCTACTCCCTGCCAGAGTGGATTTTTGGAGCCTTCTTCTGCAAGTGGGTGCACTACCTCGCCATGACTACCATGCTGGTGAGCATATTTACTCTGGTTGCCATGTCGGTGGACAGATATATTGCTGTGGTGCATGCCAAGCGCTCTCTGCGCATTCGCAGCAAGCGCAACGCCACCCTGGGTGTGGGCATCATCTGGCTGCTCTCTTTGCTCATTGCTGTCCCTGTAGCACAGCACCAGGTCCTCATGAGTGGGCACCAGCAAGCCCCCAACAGCTCCTTCTGCTGGGAACAATGGGCAAGCAATCCTACTGCCAAGCAGATCTACAAGGTGACTATTCTGGTGCTGGGTtatctgctgcccctgctgctcATCACTTGTTGCTATGCCAAG GTTTTATACCATCTTCATAAAAAGGTGAAGAATATCTCCAGGAAGTCAGAGAGATCAAAAAGAAAG ACAGCCCAGACAGTGTTGCTGGTGGTTGCCGTGTTCCTGATCTCCTGGCTCCCTCACCACATCATCACCATGTGGGCAGAGTTTGGGCAGTTCCCCTTGAACAATATCTCCTTCACCTTCCGCATCATCTCTCACTGCTTAGCCTATGGGAATTCTTGCATCAACCCCATCATCTACGCTTTTCTGTCGGAGAATTTCCGCAAAGCCTGCCGGCAAGTTTTCACCTGCAGAAATCTCCTCCGGCCGACCCCAGCTGCGGAACTGGTGAGGATCCGCATGGAGAACTTTTCCACCACTCATTCCACGATGAATGTGTGA